Below is a genomic region from Trichoderma asperellum chromosome 2, complete sequence.
GCTGAGGCACCGCCACCTTTGCCATCTGCTAGGAAAAACAAGTCCAAGTCGTTTGCGCTCCTTGGCCGCAGTAAATCGGTTCGCGACAAAGAAAACGGTCGCCATAAACCCTCCCCCGCGCAAGTACCACTACCAGCCGCGTCAAGCAACCCCCCACCTCCTGACAATACCAACGCTTCCAATTCTACCAATTCTACTACCACTGCCGTTGCTCAAGCTGCGACAGTATCGCAAGAGCGAGCGCCTAAAGACGACGGGATGAACTCCCATGGTCGAGGTCGGCCTGAGGACCGAACGGCCGGCGGCACCTCTACTActgccgccaaagatgctCCTCGAGAGAAGGAACAAAGAGCCCATTCCTCGTCAATACGGGAAACCAGCGCATCAACCTTTCTCAGCGGGCTGAGATACTCGTCGACCAGGGCTGCTGACATAATTAGCAAAGGTCTGTTTGGAAAGAGTTCGCGAAGCGGCAGCACAACAGAAAAAGAGCTGGTGATAGACGACGAACATTATGTGTTGAAGGTGATTAATCTACCCTTGGTCGAACAGACACGTTTAACTCGAATTTCAAAACGTTTGGAGGACTCGCGAGACAAGACAGAGTTCTGGATGCCAGCATTTCCGTGGAGAGCCATCGATTATTTGAACTATAAGGGGACCGAAGTTGAAGGTCTTTATCGCGTGCCTGGAAGCGGGCCTCAAGTTAAGAAGTGGCAAAGAAAGTTTGATGAGCGTGCGTTTCCACCACATCTTGTTCTATTGAGAATCCGAGCCTGGCTAACACAAATGTCTGCAGAGTACGATGTAAATCTCTTTGAGCAAAACGACCTCTATGATATCAACATTGTAGGCTCCATGCTCAAAGCTTGGCTTCGAGAACTACCTGACGAGCTCTTCCCCAAAGCGGCCCAAGAGCGCATTGCTCGCGAGTGTCAGGGTGCTGAAAAAGTCCCCCAGCTGCTTATCGAAGAGCTCTCGAATCTTTCCCCGTTCAACTATTACCTGCTTTTTGCCATTACGTGCCATCTCAGCCTGCTTCTTGCTCACTCTGACAAGAATAAAATGGATTTCCGAAATCTATGCATCTGCTTCCAGCCGTGCATGAAAATTGACGCCTTTTGCTTTAAATTTCTGGTTTGCGATTGGAGAGACTGCTGGAAGGGCTGCAGCAACGAGGCCAAGTTCATTGAAGAAGAGTACCGAATATTCGACCAACCTCCGCCGCGGGGCCTTGCTGAAATGCAAATTCCCAACCAAAGCGATGTCGAGCATGCAGAAAAACCAGCTTCGTCACATAGCAATATGCCATCGATCCAAGAGACAGGCGAACCGACAGAAGACGTGGGTAAGCACCAAAATCAGTCATCCAAGTCCAACAACAGTCTTTCGTCTCGTCGGTCATCCATCTCGACGGCCCTGAGCGACCAtagcgaggaggaggataaCGTTAGCGACATGTTTGGCTTCACGCATTCACAAGCTACTACTGGAGCCGGATCCCGAGAACTGCGTCCTTTGTCTCCGATCCAGCCTCTATCACCCCTCGGCTTCTAAGAAGTGAGCCGAGCTATAGCAAACCAacaaaactataaaaaaagaacaaggaaaagaagaagaaaaaagaaaggaataaaaaaaaaaaaaaaagaacaccTCGCAAGTCTAAATTCACATGCAATCATTTACTCCTTCGGCAAAGATACCCAGCAGTTATCATCGGCGCCGACTTACGACATCACGCCGTTTATGACTCGTTTTTGTTTCGTCTCTTTCAGAATTTAGCGCATCTCTTAACACTAGAACGTCTGGTCCGTCATGGACTGAGCGCCCTTCCTGTCCTTTCTCAGTCACTGTGGTGTggaaaaaagattatatatcTCGAGACGGGCTTCAGGGGACTCAGTGGTCCTCCCActgctttctcttgtttCATATGTGCCATCTGCCTCTTTGCATTTTTCGGTCTGGCTTTCCTATATTTTCCTATTTTGTCTTTTCATCACCCTACAGCAATGTCGCGACGACACTTTTCCCAGGTTTATTTTCTCGATTCTTAATTGCAGATTATTGCATCATCGAAACGACTTCGGATTTCTTTTTAGCTATTCAAAGACTCGACCGTGGAATATCGTATAGGCCAACATTTTCTCAGACCATTCTCCTTTGTTAAAAGCTAGGCCGTATGGAGAATTGGAGGCTACATATAGAGATTATGGCTGTTTGTGAGcctttaattttcctttccccccccccccccccccctctccttCTATCTCTTTCTAGCTTGATTTAAGATTGGGAGTATGGACGGCAGTGTAAGATTAGAAGGGGTTGGTGGCTCTAAAGCTGCTTGAgtaaagatggagagaaggagTGGCCGGAATTTTTGTTgtcttcttttatctttgaCAACCTTTGAACCATTAGGGATTGGGAGGGAATCTGGCGAACGTGAAACAAAATTGTTTGCTGCTATGCTAGCTTTGAGGTTCTCTTGAACATCTATATAAAAATGTGAATGTGAAAACTTGAGCAATCCTTCCTCCAATAAGATGGATAGATAACGACTAAGCCGACATGTATCTTGATTTCTCTTGATGCAGGATTCTTCTTAAATCCCTCCCAACACGCCTATAACGCCGTAGCCATGTCTGACTGACTTTTGATTATGAATAGACCCTCCAATGGTGGAATAGCTGGATTCATGTATTGTGTACCGTCGTCTCTCGTCTCCCTTAGGCTTTCTtgcccatcttctctgcGGCGTCCCGCTGGtttttcctcatcttcctctcgtTGCGTTTGATCCTCTCGACGCGCTCCCTCCGTCCATCGGCCCTGATGCTGGTGCCCTCTTTCCGCGCGGCCTCCTTCTTAGGGTCAACCTCGACCAGCCAGTCGTCCTCGCCCTTCTTGTTCAGGCCCTTGTAACCCCACTTGCGCTTCCACTCGCCCGACTCCTCGTCGTAGGCCAGGTTGCGGCGCTGCTCCCTGGTCTTTGCCTTGATGCCCTTCTTGGCGGCGAAGCGCTCCCACTTGGTCGGCGGCTTGGGCTGGGGCACGGGTTTCTCGCGGGGCAGGCGGGTGGCGGGCGCGGGCAGCGTCAGGAGGACGCCGTCGCTGGTGGACTGGAGCGGGCAGGTGGTGAGGAGCTGGTTGATGAGCGACTGGGCGCCGTCGCGGGCGATCTCGGCGAGGGACTGGTCGATGGCGGAGCGGTCGAGGATGACGGGGTTGGGGTCCTCGGCGAGGAGGTTGCCGAGGTCGAAGGTGTAGGGCGTGGGcttgtcgacgacgacggggAGCTTTGGTTTGGAGATGGGGAGCGCCATTGTGTGGAGGATGTCcgtattattttatttatatggTATATTTTTGGGTATTAGGAATTGGATTTCTTGTAGTGTCGAAAAAGTGAGCGTGATTGGTTGGCAGGCGTTGGTTCGCCTTCTTTtatttggaaaaaaaaaaaattcgaggcgcaaagaaagaagaatggctCTTGGATCACTCGCGTCTGCAGCCAACTTTTCTTGCG
It encodes:
- a CDS encoding uncharacterized protein (EggNog:ENOG41~TransMembrane:1 (o534-551i)); its protein translation is MGRKPTPQPLILADASALDADPPQPSAEAASQAAASPVDSKSPRSQRISPFPISKFAVHRNRPPRTGRSPTLQPQPPRPATSTGPSDEASRNYQQQQLLQLCRAQNARDDSDLLQPSPSTASTPDPPSAGLPPQELRQAMTGGTKQAKPSFFQFNKAPKTPSQPHHAHTHQHTESQSQPMPKASEGGERAGHKDPINIENTQQKSISSYPSRSDLSASSSGDAEAPPPLPSARKNKSKSFALLGRSKSVRDKENGRHKPSPAQVPLPAASSNPPPPDNTNASNSTNSTTTAVAQAATVSQERAPKDDGMNSHGRGRPEDRTAGGTSTTAAKDAPREKEQRAHSSSIRETSASTFLSGLRYSSTRAADIISKGLFGKSSRSGSTTEKELVIDDEHYVLKVINLPLVEQTRLTRISKRLEDSRDKTEFWMPAFPWRAIDYLNYKGTEVEGLYRVPGSGPQVKKWQRKFDEQYDVNLFEQNDLYDINIVGSMLKAWLRELPDELFPKAAQERIARECQGAEKVPQLLIEELSNLSPFNYYLLFAITCHLSLLLAHSDKNKMDFRNLCICFQPCMKIDAFCFKFLVCDWRDCWKGCSNEAKFIEEEYRIFDQPPPRGLAEMQIPNQSDVEHAEKPASSHSNMPSIQETGEPTEDVGKHQNQSSKSNNSLSSRRSSISTALSDHSEEEDNVSDMFGFTHSQATTGAGSRELRPLSPIQPLSPLGF
- a CDS encoding uncharacterized protein (BUSCO:EOG092D3X8S) — protein: MALPISKPKLPVVVDKPTPYTFDLGNLLAEDPNPVILDRSAIDQSLAEIARDGAQSLINQLLTTCPLQSTSDGVLLTLPAPATRLPREKPVPQPKPPTKWERFAAKKGIKAKTREQRRNLAYDEESGEWKRKWGYKGLNKKGEDDWLVEVDPKKEAARKEGTSIRADGRRERVERIKRNERKMRKNQRDAAEKMGKKA